In Amaranthus tricolor cultivar Red isolate AtriRed21 chromosome 3, ASM2621246v1, whole genome shotgun sequence, a single window of DNA contains:
- the LOC130808068 gene encoding DNA topoisomerase 1 alpha-like, producing the protein MSVEACINPKMVAEDSDDDDTPLIFSRRKPTQLSSVLKNSSPSVRHEKQPLKPSSDIRNNNDRTSSALKGKTASLSKPSSSKPNLGAQKSPPPSSKPLKPLPSSTRPSPSPPTSARPSPSPPSSARAAPSQPPLSSRPSSSLPSSARPSPSPPPSSRPSPSPLPSTSRPSPSVPQSRAPPVKSPSTNGASLGNHQSRKDNHAKEQKRAPIAVKEEKVVKHTSDESDDSDDDKLLSARCSVGLQKGNAEIKPTKSDYVDSDDEKPLSSRMDKGRAVAGASQTQKSKTGSVKSPDDSDDDKPLSSNMRKNNSGTHCKYDDSNEHKPLISRLQQNGSIKRENQSKVPSNSIKRPSEASVGQPSMKKAKLTASSTSGNVRQIPLKSDVKDDDDHVPIGQHMNKAGSTSKSVPVKKAAKFDSSKLKVNKNSKKIMKQSQYSKSSKELPSSGDGQKWTTLVHHGVIFPPPYKPHGVKMLYDGKPVDLTPEQEEVATMYAVMLETDYVKKKKFNENFFGDWKKILGKNHVIQDFSKCDFQPIYEWHLGEKEKKKQMSTEEKKAIKEEKLKLEEKYMWAILDGAKEKVGNFRVEPPGLFRGRGEHPKMGKLKKRIYPSDITINIGKDAPIPECPIPGQRWKEIRHDNTVTWLAYWNDPINPKMFKYVFLAASSSLKGQSDKEKYEKARKLKDYIQGIRSAYTKDFTSKDMTKKQIAVATYLIDRLALRAGNEKDDDEADTVGCCTLKFENVKPIPPNILEFDFLGKDSIKYYKQFEADPRVYKAVEDFREGKKVGDDLFDELDTSKLNAHLKELMPGLTAKVFRTYNASFTLDDMLAKGAGSGEVPEKIAIYQHANKEVAIICNHQRTVSKSHSSMMERLATKIEAAKIELKELEADLVRAKKGKPPLKDSSGKQKRNLSPEAIEKKIISTKAKIEKQERDMQSKEDLKEIALGTSKINYCDPRITVAWCKRNEVPIEKMFNKSLLEKFSWAMDCDPSFRF; encoded by the exons ATGTCTGTTGAGGCTTGTATAAACCCAAAAATGGTTGCCGAggatagtgatgatgatgacacACCCTTGATTTTTAGTAGAAGAAAGCCAACTCAATTAAGCTCGGTATTGAAGAATTCATCACCCTCTGTGAGACATGAAAAGCAGCCATTGAAGCCAAGTTCAGATATTAGAAACAATAATGATCGAACTTCTAGTGCATTGAAGGGGAAGACGGCTTCTTTGTCGAAACCGTCATCTTCTAAACCCAATCTTGGAGCTCAAAAATCCCCACCCCCATCGTCGAAGCCCTTAAAGCCTTTACCTTCATCAACTAGACCTTCTCCGTCTCCACCAACTTCAGCTAGACCTTCTCCATCTCCTCCTTCTTCAGCTAGAGCTGCTCCTTCTCAGCCGCCTTTGTCAAGTAGACCTTCTTCATCTCTGCCTTCTTCAGCTAGACCTTCTCCATCTCCGCCTCCTTCATCGAGACCTTCTCCATCTCCGCTTCCTTCGACAAGTAGACCTTCTCCATCTGTTCCACAATCCAGAGCCCCACCTGTTAAGTCCCCTTCCACCAATGGAGCTTCTTTGGGAAATCACCAGTCAAGAAAGGATAATCATGCCAAAGAGCAGAAGCGTGCACCCATTGCAGTTAAAGAGGAAAAGGTCGTTAAGCATACTAGTGATGAGTCTGATGATTCCGATGATGATAAGCTACTTAGTGCAAGGTGTTCTGTTGGGTTACAGAAGGGAAATGCGGAAATTAAGCCCACTAAAAGTGATTATGTGGATTCTGATGATGAAAAGCCACTTAGTTCGAGGATGGATAAGGGAAGGGCTGTTGCTGGAGCATCTCAAACTCAGAAATCGAAGACGGGGAGTGTGAAATCACCAGATGATTCGGATGATGACAAGCCATTGTCGTCTAACATGAGGAAAAACAACAGCGGGACACATTGCAAGTATGATGATTCAAATGAACATAAGCCTTTGATTTCTAGGCTACAACAAAATGGATCGATCAAGAGGGAAAACCAAAGTAAGGTACCCAGTAATTCAATTAAAAGGCCTTCAGAGGCCTCTGTTGGTCAACCTTCTATGAAAAAAGCAAAACTTACTGCTTCATCCACCTCCGGTAATGTTAGGCAAATACCACTGAAATCCGATGTCAAAGATGATGATGACCACGTTCCAATAGGTCAGCATATGAATAAAGCTGGATCAACCAGTAAATCAGTGCCTGTGAAAAAGGCTGCTAAATTTGATTCTTCAAAGTTGAAAGTAAACaagaattcaaaaaaaataatgaagcaaTCACAATACTCGAAGTCTTCAAAAGAGTTACCTAGTTCAGGTGATGGGCAGAAATGGACAACCTTAGTTCATCATGGTGTTATATTTCCTCCTCCATATAAGCCTCATGGGGTTAAGATGCTGTATGACGGTAAACCGGTTGACCTCACACCCGAGCAAGAGGAG GTTGCGACTATGTATGCAGTGATGCTTGAGACTGATTATgtaaagaagaaaaaatttaatgaaaacttTTTTGGTGACTGGAAGAAAATTCTTGGGAAGAACCATGTAATTCAGGATTTTAGCAAATGTGATTTTCAGCCCATATACGAATGGCATCTGGGGGAAAAGGAGAAAAAGAAGCAAATGAGTACTGAA GAGAAAAAGGCAATAAAAGAAGAGAAATTGAAACTAGAAGAGAAGTATATGTGGGCTATTCTTGATGGCGCCAAAGAAAAG GTTGGCAACTTTAGAGTTGAACCCCCTGGTTTATTTAGGGGCCGTGGCGAGCACCCAAAG ATGGGAAAACTTAAAAAGCGTATTTATCCAAGTGACATTACAATAAATATAGGAAAGGATGCTCCAATTCCAGAATGTCCTATCCCTGGTCAGAG ATGGAAAGAAATAAGGCATGACAACACAGTGACATGGTTAGCTTATTGGAACGATCCCATAAACCCGAAAATGTTCAAGTATGTATTTTTGGCGGCTAGCAGTTCACTGAAAGGGCAAAGTGACAAGGAGAAATATGAGAAAGCAAGGAAGTTAAAG GACTACATTCAAGGTATTAGATCAGCTTACACGAAGGATTTTACGAGCAAAGACATGaccaaaaaacaaatagctgtTGCTACCTATCTCATTGATAGACTTGCTCTGAGGGCTGGTAATGAGAAG GATGACGATGAAGCAGATACTGTTGGCTGTTGTacattgaaatttgaaaatgtgaAACCAATTCCGCCTAATATATTGGAG TTTGATTTCCTTGGTAAAGATTCCATCAAGTACTACAAGCAATTTGAAGCAGATCCTCGTGTGTACAAAGCTGTCGAGGATTTCAGAGAAG GGAAGAAGGTTGGTGATGATCTCTTTGACGAGTTAGACACTAGCAAGCTGAATGCTCATCTGAAAGAACTGATGCCTGGTCTCACTGCAAAAGTGTTTCGTACCTATAATGCATCTTTCACTTTGGATGACATG CTTGCCAAAGGAGCTGGAAGTGGAGAGGTGCCGGAGAAAATTGCCATATATCAGCACGCAAACAAAGAG GTAGCAATCATTTGTAATCATCAACGTACAGTATCAAAatctcattcttccatgatgGAAAGACTTGCCACGAAAATAGAAGCAGCGAAG ATTGAGTTGAAAGAATTGGAAGCGGATTTGGTTCGTGCTAAGAAAGGCAAGCCACCATTGAAGGATAGTAGTGGAAAGCAAAAGAGAAATTTGTCCCCAGAAGC GATTGAGAAGAAGATAATATCAACGAAGGCAAAAATAGAAAAACAAGAGCGTGACATGCAATCCAAAGAGGATCTCAAAGAAATAGCTCTCGGTACATCGAAGATCAACTATTGTGATCCACGGATTACAGTTGCATGGTGCAAAAGAAATGAAGTCCCGATCGAAAAA ATGTTTAACAAGTCTCTGCTGGAAAAGTTCTCATGGGCTATGGATTGTGATCCCAGCTTCAGATTTTGA
- the LOC130808067 gene encoding long-chain-alcohol O-fatty-acyltransferase-like, translating into MEEEAKSFLKTYSLIFTSLSYSYFIVSKIPPGKFRLFSLLPIFTLFTILPFSFSSVLLAGITALFITWLGNFKLLLYAFNHGPLSNHQPIKNLSFLQFLLISAFPIKIKDPFTRIQKPTSKFLPLNFWSETLIFSIFVGICDFYKQNLNHGLIFVIYCCMLYLFIDIIMSVSNTMVGSIMGFELFPPSDEPYLSSSISDFWGRRWNLMVTDILRHTVYKPTRVFLSNYIGRDWASVISVIAAFVVSGLMHELIFYYMARVSPSWEVTWFFVLHGLCVVLEFCLKKVLGRKLGLHWVITGPLTVGFVMGTGYLWFFPPLVMNKVDVRAIEEAMTLYEFIMGKLKKML; encoded by the coding sequence ATGGAAGAAGAAGCCAAATCATTCCTCAAAACATACTCGCTCATATTTACATCTCTTTCTTATTCTTATTTCATCGTCTCCAAAATCCCACCTGGAAAATTCagattattttctctcttaccAATCTTCACTCTATTTACCATTTTACCCTTTTCTTTCTCCTCTGTTCTTCTTGCAGGAATCACTGCTCTTTTCATCACTTGGCTTGGAAACTTCAAGCTTCTTCTATATGCTTTCAATCATGGCCCTTTATCAAATCATCAGCCCATCAAAAATCTATCATTTCTTCAATTTTTACTAATTTCAGCTTTTCCCATCAAAATTAAAGACCCATTTACCCGAATCCAAAAACCCACTTCCAAATTTTTGCCCTTAAATTTCTGGTCTGAAACCCTAATTTTCTCCATTTTTGTGGGTATTTGTGATTTttataaacaaaatttaaatcatGGGTTAATTTTTGTGATTTATTGTTGTATGTTGTATTTATTCATTGACATTATTATGAGTGTTAGTAATACAATGGTGGGGTCCATTATGGGTTTTGAGCTATTTCCACCGTCAGATGAGCCTTATTTATCATCATCTATCAGTGATTTTTGGGGAAGAAGATGGAACCTCATGGTAACAGATATACTGCGTCACACTGTATATAAACCCACAAGGGTATTTTTATCCAATTATATAGGCCGAGATTGGGCATCTGTTATTTCTGTGATAGCGGCGTTTGTGGTATCTGGGCTAATGCATGAgctgattttttattatatggcACGTGTGAGTCCCTCGTGGGAAGTTACTTGGTTTTTTGTGTTACATGGGCTTTGTGTGGTTTTGGAGTTTTGTTTGAAAAAGGTTTTGGGCCGGAAATTGGGCCTACATTGGGTTATTACTGGCCCGTTGACTGTTGGGTTTGTGATGGGCACTGGATATTTGTGGTTCTTTCCACCACTTGTTATGAACAAAGTTGATGTAAGAGCTATTGAGGAGGCTATGACTTTGTATGAGTTTATTATggggaaattaaaaaaaatgttataa